The segment TCAGCCCGCCCAGCGTCTGATCCTCCATCACGCTCAGGCCCCAGATCCGGGGCGCGGCGGCGTAGGTCGGGTAGAGCGGCTCCTTGGCGAAGGTGATCATCGCGCCCAGCAGGGTCGGCGGCACCGACTCGAAGAACAGGTAGAGCACGCGGGTGCCCTGGTGCAGCGCCGGGAACTCATCCAGCGGGCTGAACACCGGCCACCACGTGAGCACCGCCGTGGCCATAAAGCTCATGTGCTCTAGGATATGGATCGGCTGGCTCTGCAGCGCGGCCTCGTAGTAGCGCGGCACGTGCCAGATCCAGTAGACCACGTTGAACGCGAAGAACGCGAACACCGGGTGCGTCAGCACGCGGCCCACCGGCAGGCTGATCGCGCGCACGATCGGCAGCTCCACGATCGGGCGCAGCAGCCAGCGCGGCGTGCCCAGCAGCAGCAGCGGCGGCCCCACCAGGGTAATCAGCAGGTGCTGGATCATGTGCCCGGTCAGCAGGTAGGCATCGCCCAGGTGATCGAGCGGCGACACCAGCGCCACAAACAGCGAGAGCACGCCCAGCAGAAAGATATACTGCTGGCTGATCGGCACCGGCGCCGAGCCGGGGAAGAACCGGCGCAGCGGCCCCACACACAGCAGGTAGGCGCTGGCCTGCATGATCAGGCCCAGCACCAGCTGCGGCTCCCAGTTCCAGATATACATAGGCCCTATCCTTCAGGTCGTGCCGCCGAGGGGCGGCGAGCGGTGCGCCAGCTAGCCTGCGATGCCGGGGTGGGTGCCCGAGAACAGCGCCAGGAAGGCCAGCACGAACAGCACCGCCAGGGTAAACGGCGCGAGGAACACGAACTTGAAGATGTTCCTATCGCCCTTCATGTGCATGAACCACATCACCACCATGGTGCCCTTCAGCACCATCAGCGCGATCAGGCCGCCGATCACCGCCGTGTGGCCCAGCCCGATGAAGGGCCAGAACACCTCGACGATGGTGACGATCGCCAGGATCGCGGCCACCAGCCAGTAGAGGCCGGTGTGATCCTCGTGGGCCTCCTCGCCGTGGGCGGCGTGGGCGGGCGTTGCATCGGTATGCGCCATAGCAGAACCTCCCATGTGAGCCGCAGCGGAGGCTACGGAAGCAGATAGATCAGGGTGAACACCGCCACCCACACCAGGTCGACGAAGTGCCAGTACAGGCCCACCAGCTCCACATCCATGTGCTCGGCGACATTGTAGCCCAGGGTGCGGCTGCGGAACAGCACGCTCAGCAGCCAGGCCACGCCGATGGCCACGTGGGTGCCGTGGAAGCCGGTGAGCACAAAGAAGGTGGTGCCCAGCAGCGAGCTGCTGAGTGTCAGGCCCTCGTGGTAGAGATGGGTGAACTCGTACACCTGCCCGCCCAGGAAGCACAGGCCCAGCCCGGCGGTGGCGGCAAGCCAGATAGTGAACCACTTCTGGTCGTTCTTGCGGATGCTGGCCAGCGAGAGCACCATGGTGAGGCTGGATGCCAGCAGGATGGCGGCCAGCAGCGCGGTGAAGTTGATGCCCAGCATCTCGTGGGGCAGCTGCGCATCCGAGCGGGCCGCGTTCACCGGCTTGTAGATCAAGTAGGTCACGATCAGCGCGCCGAAGAACATCGTCTCCGACCCAAGGAAGGCCCAGATGCCGAGCTTGCGGCTATCCACGCCCAGGGATGTCTCGCCGTGGGCCGAGCCATGGGCGGCTGGCGCGTGGGCTGTGGTCAGTTCGCTCATAGGTTACTCCATCGGCGTGGGGCGCTGGTGCGCCCCACGGGTTAGATCGGGGCGCTAGTGGGCCGACGCGTTGTCGCGGTCGGCGGCGCGCAGCCACACCGTCACGCCAAAGGCGAAGAAGCCAAGGCCCACCACGATCGCGATCACGCTGGGGATGGCGGCGGTGGAGAGGTACAGGATGCCGTAGAACACCACGCACAGCGCGATGGCCACGTACAGCGGCGCGAAGGTGGGCGAGGGCAGGTGGATGCTACCCGGCTCGACAGGCCGGTTCAGTTCCTCTAGATCGAGCGGGGCCAGCTCTCGGCGCTTCACCGGCTTGGTGGTGGGGCTGTGGGCCACATCCAGGTCAGGGTACTTGCTGTCCCACAGCGGGCGGCGGCTGTGCACGGTGGGCGTGGAGGCGAAGTTGTAGGCCGGGGGCGGCGAGGCCGTCGCCCACTCTAGCGTCGCGCCGTCCCACGGGTCGTTGGTGGCGCGCTGGCCCGAGCGCAGGCTGACGATCATGTTCCACATGAACAGCGCCACCGCGATCGCGATACCGAACGAGGCCACCGTCTGCACCATGTTCCAGAAATCCCAGCCCATGCCGGCCTCGTAGGTGTAGATGCGGCGCGGCATGCCCTGGGTGCCCAGCTCGTGCATGGGGCCGAAGGTCAGGTTGAAGCCGATCAGCAAGATCCAGAACTGCACCTTACCCAGAGTCTCGTTCAGGTAGCGCCCGGTGAACTTGGGGAACCAGTAGAAGGTGCCCGCAAAGATACCGAAGATCGCGCCGCCGAACAGCACGTAGTGGAAGTGCGCCACCACGTAGTACGAGTCGGTCTGCTGCAGATCGACGGGCGGCGAGGCCAGGGTGATACCCGAGATGCCGCCGATCACGAACATGGCGATGAAGCCAAGCGCGTAGTACATGGCCGCCTTCATCTGGATCGAGCCGCGGTAGATCGTGGCGATCCAGTTGAAGATCTTCACGCCAGTGGGGATGGCGATCAGCATGGACGCGCCCGAGAAGAAGGCGTCCACCATCGGGCCAAGGCCGGTGCCGAACATGTGGTGCGCCCACACCAGGAAGCCCAGGAAGCCGATGGCCACGGTGGAGTAGGCGATAAACGCGTAGCCAAAGATCGGCTTGCGCGAGAACACCGGCAGCACCTCGGAGACGATGCCGAACACCGGCAGGATGAGGATGTAGACCTCGGGGTGGCCGAAGAACCAGAACAGGTGCAGCCACAGCATCGGGTCGCCGCCCTCGTTGGCCAGGAAGAAGCGGGTGCCGAAGTTGCGGTCGAACAGCAGGAACACCTGGGCCACCGTCAGCGACGGGAAGGCGAAGATCACGATGAACTGCGTGACCAGCTGCGCCCACGCGAACAGCGGCATGCGGTTGATCTTCATGCCCGGCGCGCGCATGTTCAGGATGGTGACGATGAAGTTCACCGCGCCCGCGATCGAGGCCACGCCGGTGAGGGTCAGGCCCAAGATCCAGTAGTCCATACCGTGGGTGGCCGAGAGCGTCGGCCCCTTCTCGGTGAGCGGGGCGTAGGCGAACCAGCCAGCGTTGGGCGCGCCGCCCAGGATGAAGCTGGAGTAGAGCATCAGGCCGCCCAGGATGAACAGCCAGATCGAGAGCGCGTTCATGCGCGGGAAGGCCATGTCGCGCGCGCCGATCATCAGCGGCACGATATAGTTGCCCAGGCCCACGTTCAGCGGCATGACGGCCAGGAACACCATGGTGGTGCCGTGCATGGTCATGAGCTGGTTGTAGACATCGGGCGAAAGGAACGTGTTGTTCGGCGTGCCCAGCTGGATGCGCATCAGCAGCGCCTCGATGCCGCCGATGATGAAGAACACAAATGCCGAGAGCATGTACATGATGCCGATCTTCTTGTGATCGACGGTGCTGAACCAGCTTAGCCAGCCCGAGGGCGCGGCAGACGCCTGCGGAATGCCGACTGGCCGTTGCAGCGGGCGCTCAACTGTTGCCATGGTGCCTCCAAAAATGCTTGCCCGTTATGCCTTCGGGTGCTAGCGCGCTTGCGGCAGGGGGATGTTGGTCTTCTGGCCTTCCAGGTAGGCGATCAGGTCTTTGATCTCCTGATCCGTCAGGTAGCCGGGCTTCACCGTGCCGCCCATGATGTTCCCCGGCTTGATCATGCTGGGGTCGTAGAGCCAGCTGTACAGGTTGCCGCTATTGTTGGGCAGCAGGCCCGCCGCCAGGGTGGTGCGGTCGCCCAGGTAGGTCAGGTTGGGGCCAGTCACGCCCTTGGCCTTGGGGTTGTCGTTGATCATGTGGCAGACAGCGCATTTCTTCTCGAACACGGTGTAGCCGTTGGAGGCCACGCCGCCTGTGCCCACGCCGGTGTACGCGCCCTGCGGGAAGGCAGGCATATGCGGCACATACTTCTCCTGGGTGTTCGGGAAGGCCTCGGGGCCAGCGTAGGGCTGGGTGGATGCCGCCGCCGGGGTGCTGGTGTGCGCGGCGATCCAGCGGTCGAACACATCCGGCTGCACCGCGATCACGCGGAAGCGCATGAGCGCGTGGGCCTCGCCGCAGAACTCGGCGCACTGGCCACGGTAGACGCCCTCGTTGGTGGCCTTGAACGAGAGGTAGTTGGTGTTGCCGGGGATCATGTAGGTCTTGCCGGCCAGCTTGGGGATCCAGAAGTTGTGGATCACATCCACGCCATCCAGCTGCACCGTCACATCGCGGCCCACCGGGATGTAGAGATCGCCCGAGGTCACGATCGACTGATCGGGGTACTTGAACTCGAACCACCACTGGTGGCCTACCGCCTGGATCCGCAGCGCGGTCGGGTCCATCCGCGAGTTGACCGCCTGGGTGCGGAAGGTCAGCACCGCGATCACCAGCACGATCAGCGCTGGCGCGATGGTCCAGGCGATCTCGATCGTGGTGTTGCCGTGGATCTGGGCGGGCATCGCATCATTCTTGCGCGCGCGGAACTTCCAGATCGCGTAGACCAGGATACCTTCCACCACCACGAACACCGCCAGCGCGGCCCATGCGATCGGGGTAAGCAGGGCCAGGATGTTCTCGGCGTGGGTGCCGTGCGTATCCAGGGTTGACATGGGCTTGTCGGCACCGCAGGCCGCCAGGGCGAGTGCGCCAGCGATGAGTACCCCGCTCACCTGCACAGCGCGCCAGATGGAACGACGACTTGGCATGAAGCCTCCTAACTAGGGGAGCAGCGAAGACGGCAGCAGGAGCTACAAGGTGGCGCAGATATCGCTTCCACCAGGCTTAGCGCCTACCACGTTGGAGTATCAATATTCCTACCACGATGTGTGTAGTGTGTACCACCCGCAGGGAACATTAACCCTGCGTGAATACTACGTGAAAAGTTACGCAATCTATTATACTGAGATTCTGCGTATCGTCAATGTGCTGAGCAGGCGCTCATGTGATTAGAGTGGGTTATTTCGCGAGCTTTAGAGATATTCTACCACCGAACCGCCAGCGCCGCCGAATGAGTATCGGCTGAACGCCGCCGTGACAAAGGTTGCGCCATTGCAACTTTCGCCACGGCAGCAGCGGCCTACGCCCCCAGCAGGATGGGCAGGGTGGCGCGGGCGCATGCGTCCCAGGTGAACTGGGCGGCCCGCCGCATGCCGCGCGCGGCCAGATCGGCGCGCAGCGCGGCGTCGCCCAGCAGGCGGGCCAGCCCCGCCGTGATCGCGGCGGTGTCGCGCGGGTCGACCAGCAGCGCGGCGTCGCCCGCCACCTCGGGCAGCGAGGATGTGGTGGATGTGAGCACC is part of the Chloroflexia bacterium SDU3-3 genome and harbors:
- a CDS encoding cytochrome c oxidase assembly protein, with protein sequence MYIWNWEPQLVLGLIMQASAYLLCVGPLRRFFPGSAPVPISQQYIFLLGVLSLFVALVSPLDHLGDAYLLTGHMIQHLLITLVGPPLLLLGTPRWLLRPIVELPIVRAISLPVGRVLTHPVFAFFAFNVVYWIWHVPRYYEAALQSQPIHILEHMSFMATAVLTWWPVFSPLDEFPALHQGTRVLYLFFESVPPTLLGAMITFAKEPLYPTYAAAPRIWGLSVMEDQTLGGLIMWVPGGLVFFVVLTVIFFRWFGRDDDDYWEYDAAPEGA
- a CDS encoding cytochrome C oxidase subunit IV family protein, with amino-acid sequence MAHTDATPAHAAHGEEAHEDHTGLYWLVAAILAIVTIVEVFWPFIGLGHTAVIGGLIALMVLKGTMVVMWFMHMKGDRNIFKFVFLAPFTLAVLFVLAFLALFSGTHPGIAG
- a CDS encoding cytochrome oxidase subunit III, with product MSELTTAHAPAAHGSAHGETSLGVDSRKLGIWAFLGSETMFFGALIVTYLIYKPVNAARSDAQLPHEMLGINFTALLAAILLASSLTMVLSLASIRKNDQKWFTIWLAATAGLGLCFLGGQVYEFTHLYHEGLTLSSSLLGTTFFVLTGFHGTHVAIGVAWLLSVLFRSRTLGYNVAEHMDVELVGLYWHFVDLVWVAVFTLIYLLP
- the ctaD gene encoding cytochrome c oxidase subunit I is translated as MATVERPLQRPVGIPQASAAPSGWLSWFSTVDHKKIGIMYMLSAFVFFIIGGIEALLMRIQLGTPNNTFLSPDVYNQLMTMHGTTMVFLAVMPLNVGLGNYIVPLMIGARDMAFPRMNALSIWLFILGGLMLYSSFILGGAPNAGWFAYAPLTEKGPTLSATHGMDYWILGLTLTGVASIAGAVNFIVTILNMRAPGMKINRMPLFAWAQLVTQFIVIFAFPSLTVAQVFLLFDRNFGTRFFLANEGGDPMLWLHLFWFFGHPEVYILILPVFGIVSEVLPVFSRKPIFGYAFIAYSTVAIGFLGFLVWAHHMFGTGLGPMVDAFFSGASMLIAIPTGVKIFNWIATIYRGSIQMKAAMYYALGFIAMFVIGGISGITLASPPVDLQQTDSYYVVAHFHYVLFGGAIFGIFAGTFYWFPKFTGRYLNETLGKVQFWILLIGFNLTFGPMHELGTQGMPRRIYTYEAGMGWDFWNMVQTVASFGIAIAVALFMWNMIVSLRSGQRATNDPWDGATLEWATASPPPAYNFASTPTVHSRRPLWDSKYPDLDVAHSPTTKPVKRRELAPLDLEELNRPVEPGSIHLPSPTFAPLYVAIALCVVFYGILYLSTAAIPSVIAIVVGLGFFAFGVTVWLRAADRDNASAH
- the coxB gene encoding cytochrome c oxidase subunit II, which gives rise to MPSRRSIWRAVQVSGVLIAGALALAACGADKPMSTLDTHGTHAENILALLTPIAWAALAVFVVVEGILVYAIWKFRARKNDAMPAQIHGNTTIEIAWTIAPALIVLVIAVLTFRTQAVNSRMDPTALRIQAVGHQWWFEFKYPDQSIVTSGDLYIPVGRDVTVQLDGVDVIHNFWIPKLAGKTYMIPGNTNYLSFKATNEGVYRGQCAEFCGEAHALMRFRVIAVQPDVFDRWIAAHTSTPAAASTQPYAGPEAFPNTQEKYVPHMPAFPQGAYTGVGTGGVASNGYTVFEKKCAVCHMINDNPKAKGVTGPNLTYLGDRTTLAAGLLPNNSGNLYSWLYDPSMIKPGNIMGGTVKPGYLTDQEIKDLIAYLEGQKTNIPLPQAR